One Leptospira bourretii DNA segment encodes these proteins:
- a CDS encoding SDR family NAD(P)-dependent oxidoreductase has translation MSLFDVKGKSILITGASRGIGKTLALGFRDAGAIVYGAGSRPESIEWMAKEGINGVVLDVRSEGAAFEIIGQIKAKHGRLDTLINNAGIATNTPASGFKEEELQNIVQTNYVGVFRNCQAYYKHHKKEGGNIINVASVLGMVGSKLASVYSGTKGAVITLSKALAIEWCNNGYRVNVICPGLIDTEMTDMIKDKEFIMKQVLAGIPMGRLGKPEELLGAAIYLASDSSSYMTGQCLVLDGGLTAQ, from the coding sequence ATGAGTTTATTTGATGTAAAAGGAAAGTCGATTTTGATCACCGGTGCCAGCCGAGGCATCGGAAAAACATTAGCCCTTGGTTTTCGAGACGCAGGCGCCATTGTCTATGGAGCAGGCTCTAGACCAGAATCCATTGAATGGATGGCTAAAGAAGGAATCAACGGAGTGGTTCTTGATGTACGCAGTGAAGGTGCAGCATTTGAAATCATCGGTCAAATCAAAGCAAAACATGGAAGACTCGATACTCTCATCAACAACGCAGGAATTGCAACAAATACTCCCGCTTCTGGATTCAAAGAAGAGGAATTACAAAATATAGTTCAGACAAACTACGTAGGTGTGTTTCGCAATTGCCAAGCTTATTACAAACATCATAAAAAAGAAGGTGGAAACATCATCAATGTGGCTTCAGTTCTTGGAATGGTGGGAAGTAAACTGGCTTCTGTTTATTCTGGTACCAAAGGTGCTGTCATCACTTTATCGAAAGCACTAGCCATTGAGTGGTGCAATAATGGTTATCGCGTGAATGTCATTTGCCCGGGGCTCATTGATACAGAAATGACCGATATGATCAAAGACAAAGAATTCATCATGAAACAAGTGCTCGCTGGTATTCCTATGGGGCGTCTTGGAAAACCTGAGGAACTCCTGGGAGCGGCCATTTATTTAGCCTCTGATTCTTCTTCGTATATGACGGGTCAGTGTCTTGTTCTTGATGGGGGACTCACAGCACAATAA
- a CDS encoding helix-turn-helix domain-containing protein: MSSKRSKQTSEWISSGSDIQKIRNQWVETSNSNLPMLIIGERGVGKSFWIERSLEQRNISSSNVVSFDFSYPFAFAESLEKIKSSKQMVTIQMDRITKAKPEEVLLLQQWWKSEKYEEKSKVYLYWEIHSEELEILNQKNVYSDFYDQLKSFRFELPNLKKRISELPLFVSQFLEEANTDLGKKITGMEEEFFVFFKNKTFNTNLSELRDMIFALVGFSSGKQLHWKQIPSHFFENQLTELEVKPGISLESYEKEIIKANLIYTKGNREKAAKLLGISERNLYRKLHEYHLEDLS, translated from the coding sequence GTGTCATCAAAAAGAAGTAAACAAACTTCAGAATGGATTTCTAGCGGATCCGATATCCAAAAGATTCGCAACCAGTGGGTAGAAACTTCCAATTCCAATTTACCGATGTTAATCATTGGAGAAAGGGGTGTAGGGAAAAGTTTTTGGATCGAAAGAAGTTTAGAACAAAGAAATATTTCTTCCAGTAACGTAGTAAGTTTTGATTTTTCATATCCTTTTGCCTTTGCGGAATCCTTAGAAAAAATCAAATCATCCAAACAGATGGTGACCATTCAGATGGATCGCATCACAAAGGCAAAACCAGAAGAAGTATTGTTATTACAACAATGGTGGAAGTCAGAAAAATACGAAGAAAAATCAAAAGTATATTTGTATTGGGAAATTCATTCAGAAGAACTGGAAATTTTAAACCAAAAGAATGTATATTCAGATTTTTATGATCAGTTAAAATCCTTTCGCTTTGAACTTCCTAATTTGAAAAAACGAATTTCTGAATTACCGTTATTTGTTTCTCAGTTTTTAGAGGAAGCAAACACCGATCTCGGTAAAAAAATTACAGGGATGGAAGAGGAGTTTTTTGTTTTTTTTAAAAACAAAACATTTAACACAAATCTCTCTGAACTAAGAGATATGATCTTTGCACTTGTTGGATTTTCTTCTGGCAAACAATTACATTGGAAACAGATCCCATCTCATTTTTTTGAAAACCAACTCACAGAATTAGAAGTGAAACCTGGGATTAGTTTGGAAAGTTATGAAAAGGAAATCATCAAAGCCAATTTGATTTATACAAAAGGAAATAGAGAAAAAGCCGCTAAATTACTTGGAATTTCTGAAAGGAATTTATATCGCAAATTACATGAATATCATTTGGAAGATCTTTCTTGA
- a CDS encoding alkaline phosphatase family protein gives MINPKYKKRNILIIVGLILVLSSCGWEKDYKRAAYLSMQPDTDLILAPFPFNIFDREARDAITLSHYSKEEIKNILEDHDLSWDELKNQWQLDAEDEHFSKEVNYTSHYTQYFYDTEIPIWIYGPKWIRNGQYSDEINQQHIPSIYGKILDFPFKNTIDVSYLEKIFQNEKVKPEIIVTVVVDQGGRQLYKAHKGAYPFLEDLKNNAAYFKKAKVAHLESHTAVGHMAIGTGAFPKDSKIFSNEIYTYADGKVLHRPVYQGKNKDWDLSEMQVPSFADEWDLSKNNEPVIVSQCYAARAAVGMAGHGKLFSLYSKDSATELPDNDFVYWQDVKSLSWSTYNDAFLVPKSVQKYNLYQFYLNHKKDISTHFEAKDPIDLIAKIHHFQGSEFQAKMDGALFRDSITETIINTKKDKDGITDLAYVTLKATDAVGHLYGWESKEAEQVLKATDKEIQTIFEYLKTNFGDNFIMVVTADHGAAPMPEISNGLFLSHEQFFSTVNELLPESERTKRSLVKWVAHSQLSLDRDLMKAYQITEEAIIQKIMSIQVNDRKFFRKVWKREEIPNLSL, from the coding sequence GTGATAAACCCAAAATATAAAAAACGAAATATTTTAATCATAGTTGGTCTGATTTTGGTTTTATCCAGTTGTGGTTGGGAAAAGGATTATAAACGTGCTGCTTATCTTTCGATGCAGCCCGATACAGATTTAATCTTAGCGCCATTTCCATTCAATATTTTTGATAGAGAGGCAAGGGATGCAATCACTCTTTCCCATTATTCAAAAGAAGAAATAAAAAATATTTTAGAAGACCATGATCTATCTTGGGATGAGTTGAAAAACCAATGGCAATTGGATGCCGAAGATGAACATTTTTCGAAAGAAGTAAACTACACATCGCATTATACTCAATATTTTTATGATACCGAAATTCCCATTTGGATTTATGGACCGAAGTGGATCAGAAATGGGCAATACTCTGATGAGATCAACCAACAACATATTCCTTCTATCTATGGAAAAATCTTAGATTTTCCATTTAAGAATACAATCGATGTATCCTATTTAGAAAAAATATTCCAAAACGAGAAGGTAAAACCAGAAATCATCGTTACCGTTGTAGTTGATCAAGGTGGACGACAACTTTACAAAGCACATAAAGGTGCTTATCCATTTCTTGAAGATTTAAAAAACAACGCTGCTTACTTTAAAAAGGCAAAAGTGGCTCACTTGGAATCACATACTGCTGTGGGTCATATGGCGATTGGAACTGGAGCCTTTCCTAAAGACTCAAAAATTTTCTCGAATGAAATTTATACATATGCAGATGGAAAGGTTCTCCATAGACCCGTTTATCAAGGAAAAAACAAAGATTGGGATTTGAGCGAAATGCAGGTCCCGAGTTTTGCTGATGAATGGGATCTTTCAAAGAATAATGAACCTGTCATCGTAAGCCAATGTTATGCGGCAAGGGCAGCAGTGGGTATGGCAGGACATGGAAAACTATTTTCCCTTTATTCAAAAGATTCGGCAACAGAACTTCCCGATAACGATTTTGTTTATTGGCAAGATGTCAAAAGTTTATCCTGGTCGACGTATAACGATGCCTTCCTTGTTCCTAAATCAGTACAAAAGTATAACTTGTACCAATTCTATTTGAATCATAAAAAAGACATATCGACTCACTTTGAAGCCAAAGATCCAATCGATTTGATCGCAAAAATCCACCACTTCCAAGGTTCTGAATTTCAGGCAAAGATGGATGGAGCCCTTTTTCGAGACAGCATTACAGAAACGATAATCAATACAAAAAAAGATAAGGATGGTATCACCGATCTTGCCTATGTAACTTTGAAGGCTACGGATGCCGTCGGACATTTGTATGGATGGGAATCAAAAGAAGCAGAACAAGTTTTAAAAGCTACAGATAAAGAAATTCAAACTATATTCGAATATCTAAAAACTAATTTCGGTGATAACTTTATAATGGTGGTAACAGCAGATCATGGAGCTGCGCCCATGCCGGAAATTTCCAATGGTTTATTCTTAAGTCATGAGCAGTTCTTCTCAACTGTGAATGAACTTCTCCCAGAGTCAGAAAGAACAAAACGTTCTCTTGTGAAGTGGGTGGCTCATTCTCAATTATCTTTGGACAGAGATTTGATGAAGGCATATCAGATCACTGAAGAGGCAATCATTCAAAAGATCATGTCCATTCAGGTAAATGATCGAAAGTTTTTCAGAAAGGTTTGGAAACGAGAAGAAATCCCGAATCTATCTTTATAA
- a CDS encoding LIC10012 family protein, with protein sequence MSRRPLRIPYALILFFIAFFPEFILGKEISILPAYISGEVPPVLGSRREAGFELSRLSRHYIKRNFFTEVTDPKLIENYLNESEWNEESELKDQDLFSYCTEWDSHFVVQDQIDFGNPILVKTVIFNCKNQARQTIQSKLISNFVLAYEKHNEKSFRFLPPRFYEKKNKIAPNYEINLFIDIHSSYAYYKKDVLKSLSALYDQDGLFLGVTLVKKDKIVTIPPTKEHIEIKKLMEETGWQGNNQAESIVSALQGLKSKISSGKKESRKLFLLLSSAVKDKSGSIIMALNDLRHMEIEPVLLVPNHSELSTIRELQRIGKASNSRVVGITEYQKIGTSEGYEYLYLNQFNVYSSIEELPMPFNWNQNQIKKYDASLVRAAVDVVTPYNLYMAYEKISDKRVLEKEEIKTDLEYILRTESNTDQTEKDRFQTVLVESKGEAIWIQLPYDVVVTKGKEYLIQTTFVLDPLSTWGVKNAPAETNLLKINTTYPKTLMVKPSQAKKFLDTNKIREFNGYLQGTVSVIKKK encoded by the coding sequence ATGTCTCGCCGTCCCCTCCGAATTCCCTATGCATTGATTTTGTTTTTTATTGCGTTCTTCCCCGAATTTATTTTAGGGAAAGAAATTTCTATCCTGCCAGCTTACATTTCCGGAGAAGTTCCACCTGTCCTTGGATCAAGAAGAGAGGCAGGGTTTGAATTGTCCCGTCTTTCACGACACTATATCAAACGAAATTTTTTTACTGAAGTTACAGATCCAAAACTTATTGAAAATTATTTAAATGAATCGGAATGGAACGAAGAAAGTGAACTAAAAGATCAGGATCTTTTTTCTTACTGTACAGAGTGGGATTCTCATTTTGTTGTTCAAGACCAGATAGATTTTGGAAATCCTATCCTTGTCAAAACGGTTATCTTTAACTGTAAAAACCAAGCAAGACAAACCATCCAATCCAAACTCATTTCAAACTTTGTTTTAGCGTATGAAAAACATAACGAAAAAAGTTTTCGATTTTTGCCTCCTCGGTTTTACGAAAAGAAAAACAAAATAGCTCCAAATTATGAAATCAATCTATTCATAGACATTCATTCTTCTTATGCATATTACAAAAAAGACGTTTTAAAGAGTTTGTCCGCTTTGTACGATCAGGACGGGCTGTTCTTAGGTGTGACACTCGTAAAGAAAGATAAAATAGTCACCATCCCACCAACAAAAGAACACATTGAAATCAAAAAATTGATGGAAGAAACTGGATGGCAAGGAAACAACCAAGCTGAGTCCATTGTATCCGCCTTACAAGGTTTAAAGTCGAAAATTTCATCGGGAAAAAAAGAATCAAGGAAGCTTTTTTTACTTCTTTCTTCTGCTGTGAAGGACAAGTCCGGATCGATCATCATGGCATTGAATGATTTACGACATATGGAAATTGAACCAGTTCTATTAGTTCCCAACCATTCTGAATTAAGTACAATTCGAGAATTACAAAGAATTGGCAAAGCAAGTAACAGTCGTGTTGTTGGAATCACTGAATACCAAAAAATTGGAACTTCCGAAGGATATGAATACCTTTACTTAAATCAATTCAATGTGTATTCCTCGATTGAAGAGTTACCAATGCCTTTTAATTGGAATCAAAACCAAATCAAAAAATATGATGCCTCTTTGGTTCGTGCGGCAGTCGATGTGGTCACACCTTACAATCTTTATATGGCTTACGAAAAAATATCTGATAAACGTGTATTGGAAAAAGAAGAAATCAAAACTGATTTAGAATACATTCTGCGAACAGAATCAAATACAGACCAAACAGAAAAGGATAGATTTCAAACAGTTCTTGTTGAATCAAAAGGAGAAGCCATTTGGATTCAGTTGCCATATGATGTGGTCGTAACAAAAGGAAAAGAGTATTTAATCCAAACAACTTTTGTTTTGGATCCTCTATCCACATGGGGAGTGAAAAATGCTCCTGCCGAAACCAATTTGTTAAAAATAAATACTACCTATCCAAAGACATTGATGGTGAAACCATCGCAGGCGAAAAAGTTTTTGGATACAAACAAAATTAGAGAATTTAACGGTTACTTGCAAGGGACAGTGAGTGTCATCAAAAAGAAGTAA
- a CDS encoding Maf family protein codes for MFILKSTSPRRIQILKDLGFLFQVEPANIDESQKFKEPSLQYLERMVHSKLGNDGNPNHLYLAADTIVVFQNEILHKPTDLEDSVRILKTLSGKKNSVFSGAGLQIESKVDFFYEETIIEFKNWSEVEIRDYILRCQPFDKAGSYGIQDENGPVATRFGSYTNVMGFPLRSFLARSSVWLPFWEKSFKRKD; via the coding sequence TTGTTTATACTCAAATCGACATCGCCAAGACGGATCCAAATACTCAAGGATCTAGGATTTTTGTTCCAGGTGGAACCAGCAAACATTGATGAGTCTCAAAAATTCAAAGAACCCTCACTCCAATATTTAGAACGAATGGTTCACTCAAAATTAGGTAACGACGGGAACCCAAACCATCTTTATTTGGCTGCTGATACCATTGTTGTATTTCAAAATGAAATTTTACACAAACCTACCGACCTGGAAGATTCCGTTCGGATCCTCAAAACACTTTCGGGGAAAAAAAATTCCGTATTTTCTGGGGCCGGTTTGCAGATAGAATCGAAGGTTGATTTTTTCTACGAGGAGACAATTATCGAATTTAAAAATTGGAGCGAAGTGGAAATACGTGATTATATTTTGCGATGCCAACCTTTTGATAAAGCAGGCTCTTATGGAATCCAAGATGAAAACGGACCTGTCGCCACAAGGTTTGGATCGTATACGAATGTGATGGGATTTCCCCTCCGAAGTTTTTTAGCTCGTTCTTCGGTTTGGTTGCCTTTTTGGGAAAAGTCTTTTAAGCGTAAAGATTGA
- a CDS encoding L-threonylcarbamoyladenylate synthase, whose product MILYLHPENPEIRKLKQISERLKDGAVYIFPTDTVYAIIADAHSKLGVEKIYSIRKLPKDKPLSLMCTDISMASNFIEYLPNSAYRLMKRVTPGPFTFVLKANKNLPKPSVVHHKDKQIGIRIPNHIYLSELLKIHDSPLTSTSAFCDDEFIIDIDDLESIYGNQVDGIVDGGIVKMELSTILQINDDSIELIREGKGYDLIAGEISN is encoded by the coding sequence ATGATCCTATACCTCCATCCAGAAAATCCAGAAATCCGAAAACTCAAACAAATTTCGGAGAGATTGAAGGATGGAGCTGTTTATATATTTCCAACTGACACAGTTTATGCGATCATAGCGGACGCACACTCTAAATTGGGAGTTGAGAAAATATACTCCATTCGAAAACTTCCCAAAGACAAACCACTTTCTCTGATGTGCACAGACATTTCTATGGCATCAAATTTTATTGAGTATTTGCCAAATTCTGCTTATCGTTTGATGAAACGAGTGACACCTGGCCCCTTTACCTTTGTTTTAAAAGCAAATAAAAACTTACCAAAACCATCTGTGGTTCACCACAAAGACAAACAAATTGGAATTCGTATCCCTAACCATATTTACCTCAGTGAACTTTTAAAAATCCATGATTCCCCTCTCACATCCACTTCTGCTTTTTGTGATGATGAGTTCATCATCGATATTGATGATTTAGAATCCATTTACGGAAACCAAGTGGATGGGATTGTCGATGGCGGGATTGTCAAAATGGAACTTTCCACTATCTTACAGATCAATGATGACTCAATTGAGTTGATTCGGGAAGGTAAGGGATATGATCTCATTGCTGGTGAAATTTCTAATTAG
- the holA gene encoding DNA polymerase III subunit delta: METKKSQAREFSSLFQLFKTQTSNLPQFFAYTGEDSYEFELIIDHYKEALSKSSGPYEIILIVSESGEQAKLFAELFTPDMFYPRKLIIVKQAAALFKPILDTKATQEWKDFASGFRKNITAVSDEIFLIVHYDGKDIPQSLVQLFQGTLNYYKTKFLYPSDYPKVFKEVCDQEQVHFEPNAADEFIHRIPANVGAYLKSVKKLKQYLHRSKFTIDDVNSVLFSQNELNTNVLVETLVQKRKVDFFKEFTKFNDQNSEILSFLTRLSYKLDEIRKIKVIRTRHNGEVPIPIMDELLKTGSYSDARKNFVRRQLVSDSALFTDKTLDLFYDQVIEMNIKFKSGLRDEEGRNYFLQKIMHLFSLLQERSSK, encoded by the coding sequence ATGGAAACAAAAAAATCGCAAGCGAGAGAATTTAGCTCTCTTTTCCAATTATTCAAAACTCAGACCAGTAATCTCCCGCAATTTTTTGCCTACACAGGGGAGGATTCTTATGAATTTGAACTGATCATCGATCACTACAAAGAGGCACTTTCGAAATCTTCTGGCCCTTACGAAATCATTCTCATTGTATCTGAATCCGGAGAACAGGCAAAACTTTTTGCGGAACTCTTCACTCCAGATATGTTTTACCCAAGAAAACTTATCATTGTCAAACAAGCTGCTGCACTTTTTAAACCCATACTTGATACAAAGGCGACACAAGAATGGAAAGACTTTGCTTCTGGATTTCGAAAAAACATAACCGCCGTTTCTGATGAAATTTTTCTCATTGTTCATTACGATGGAAAAGACATTCCACAAAGTTTGGTCCAACTCTTTCAAGGAACCTTAAACTATTACAAAACCAAATTTTTATATCCGAGCGACTATCCAAAAGTATTCAAAGAAGTTTGTGACCAGGAACAAGTACATTTTGAACCAAATGCTGCCGATGAATTTATCCATCGAATTCCCGCAAACGTAGGTGCTTATCTTAAAAGCGTAAAAAAACTCAAACAATACTTACATCGTTCCAAGTTTACCATCGATGATGTGAATTCCGTTTTATTCAGTCAAAATGAACTAAATACCAATGTACTCGTAGAAACATTGGTTCAAAAACGAAAGGTCGATTTTTTTAAAGAATTTACCAAGTTCAATGACCAAAATTCGGAGATTCTTAGTTTCCTAACCAGACTCAGTTACAAACTAGATGAAATTCGCAAAATCAAAGTCATACGGACAAGGCACAATGGTGAAGTTCCTATTCCCATTATGGATGAACTTTTGAAAACAGGAAGTTATTCCGATGCGAGAAAAAACTTTGTAAGAAGGCAATTGGTTTCTGATTCCGCTTTATTTACTGATAAAACTTTAGATTTATTTTATGACCAAGTGATTGAAATGAATATCAAATTCAAATCAGGACTTCGTGACGAAGAAGGTAGGAATTATTTTTTACAAAAAATTATGCATCTTTTTTCCTTACTTCAAGAAAGATCTTCCAAATGA
- a CDS encoding CapA family protein — translation MIKIFRFLYFGFITVPFLSCYTLPDVYFTRQVRIKVVGDLMCHNSQISSYYLSKTKEYDSSSSFEFISNSLQDADLTLGNLETTIANDPNEFTGYPRFGSPIGYLTGIKNAGFDILSTANNHSADKGAFGIDYTIDSVNQMGMVPIGTFKSHSDYLNRKDFFIEVNGIKIAIYNYTYSTNGIPVKNDRIVRLLSEKQIQEDVSFAKENGIHFVILWYHYGTEYEEKPDKSQTKWVQIGFEAGADIIIGGHPHVVQRIDHFQEEKNGEDRLVAYSLGNFLSAQNRENTDGGIILSFSLEINSQKEKQIKSVSTEPVWVYPHGYKIIPIVKYAQKEIPIKLPKHSEKKMFGYEAHLKKIPGLSF, via the coding sequence ATGATTAAAATATTTCGTTTTTTATATTTTGGGTTTATCACTGTTCCCTTCCTATCTTGTTACACTCTTCCCGATGTTTACTTTACTAGGCAAGTGAGAATTAAAGTGGTTGGGGATCTCATGTGCCATAACTCACAAATCTCCTCTTATTATCTTTCAAAGACTAAAGAATATGATTCTAGTAGCAGTTTCGAATTCATTTCAAATTCATTACAAGATGCTGATTTAACCTTAGGAAATTTAGAAACAACAATCGCAAATGATCCAAATGAGTTTACTGGATACCCTCGATTTGGATCTCCTATCGGTTATTTAACAGGAATCAAAAACGCAGGTTTTGATATTTTATCAACAGCAAACAATCATTCTGCGGATAAAGGAGCCTTTGGAATTGATTATACGATCGATTCTGTGAATCAAATGGGAATGGTTCCTATTGGAACTTTCAAATCACATTCGGATTATCTAAATCGAAAAGATTTTTTTATCGAAGTGAATGGGATCAAAATTGCGATTTATAATTATACATATTCCACAAATGGAATTCCTGTCAAAAATGATCGAATCGTTCGACTTTTAAGTGAAAAACAAATTCAGGAAGATGTTAGTTTTGCCAAAGAAAATGGAATCCACTTTGTAATCCTTTGGTATCATTATGGAACTGAGTATGAAGAAAAACCAGACAAGTCACAAACCAAATGGGTTCAGATAGGTTTCGAAGCTGGGGCCGATATCATCATTGGAGGGCATCCTCATGTAGTGCAAAGAATCGATCACTTCCAGGAAGAAAAGAATGGAGAGGACAGACTTGTGGCCTATTCCCTTGGCAATTTTTTGTCGGCGCAAAATAGAGAGAACACCGATGGTGGGATTATTTTATCTTTTTCATTAGAAATAAACTCACAAAAAGAGAAACAGATTAAAAGTGTAAGTACGGAACCGGTTTGGGTTTACCCACACGGATATAAAATCATTCCCATTGTGAAATATGCGCAGAAGGAAATTCCAATCAAACTACCTAAACATTCAGAAAAAAAAATGTTTGGGTATGAAGCACACCTTAAAAAAATTCCGGGTCTCAGTTTTTAA
- a CDS encoding lipoprotein LipL21, with protein sequence MKKSLIVCASLIAFVVSCGSNDGGRRDATTVGKNGWIFEGWACAPDAAAAKRGESPAEYCKGKEKEYDYLYMKFSARASDKAIKANSVAMKQSTCREAARLQVAGDGLKKILGEYLEQASGVSDGQSTGSVIVSESKGIIKGVGVYDCCSLNNETGICANVGEPETWEECQCVGYLRYAGGQKALEAKATAAQ encoded by the coding sequence ATGAAGAAATCGCTTATCGTATGTGCCTCTCTAATCGCATTTGTTGTATCTTGCGGATCCAATGATGGAGGCAGAAGAGACGCTACGACCGTAGGTAAAAATGGTTGGATTTTTGAAGGTTGGGCTTGTGCACCTGATGCCGCTGCTGCAAAACGTGGTGAGAGCCCTGCTGAATATTGCAAAGGGAAAGAGAAAGAATACGATTATCTTTACATGAAATTTTCTGCACGTGCTTCTGACAAAGCGATCAAAGCTAACTCAGTTGCTATGAAACAATCCACTTGCCGTGAAGCCGCTCGTCTTCAAGTTGCAGGTGATGGTTTGAAAAAAATCTTAGGTGAATACTTAGAACAAGCTTCTGGTGTATCTGATGGTCAATCTACAGGTTCCGTAATTGTTTCTGAATCAAAAGGTATCATCAAAGGAGTTGGAGTTTACGACTGCTGCTCTCTTAACAACGAAACAGGAATTTGCGCAAATGTTGGCGAGCCTGAAACTTGGGAAGAATGTCAGTGTGTTGGATACTTGCGCTATGCGGGTGGACAAAAAGCTCTTGAAGCAAAGGCAACTGCAGCTCAGTAA